The Salegentibacter sp. Hel_I_6 region ACAGCAACGGAAAACTATTAATAACCGGAGAATATGCTGTTTTAGATGGTGCAAAAGCATTAGCGTTGCCTACTAAATTTGGGCAGTCGCTGGAAGTTAAAAATATTGAAGAAAATAAAATTCGCTGGAATAGTTTTGATGAAAATGATAAACTTTGGTTTCAGGGTGAATTTGAGTTTGAAAATGATCAGTTTCAGCTTATTACTGAAAACAACGAAACTTCAGAAAAATTACTTCAAATTTTAAATGAAGCTCATAAGCTAAACCCGAACTTGTTTTCTGCAAAAAAAAGCGGAATTGAAGTAAATACACGTTTAAATTTTAATAGAAATTGGGGCCTGGGAAGCTCTTCTACTCTAATTAATAATATTGCCAAATGGTTTGAAGTTGATGCCTTTAAATTGCTTAAAAACACCTTTGGCGGAAGTGGTTATGATATTGCGGCTGCGCAAAATAACCAGGCAATAACTTATCAAATTACCGAAAATGGAGCTTCAGTTTTAAAAACCAATTTTAAGCCTGATTTTTCACAAAACATCTTTTTTATTTTCCTAAACGAGAAAAAGAATAGTCGTGAAGCCATTGCACATTACTGGGAACTTCCTGCAAATAATAGGAAAGGACTTATTGAAAAAGTTTCTTCAATTACTGAACAAGTTACCAATTGCCAGTCTTTAACCGAGTTTGAGCTACTAATTAATATTCATGAGACTTTAATATCCAAAACTCTTCAAACCCCTAAAGTAAAGCAAGAACGTTTCCCAGACTTTCCAGGTGCGGTTAAAAGTCTTGGTGGTTGGGGCGGAGATTTTGTGATGGTAACAGGTGAAAAAGTTGAAGTTTTTGAGTATTTCAATAAAATAGGCTACTCGACAATATTTGCTTTTGAGGATATTATTCTTTAAGTGAATAATTCATAAAGATCTTAGACCTCCGAATAAATTTCGGAGCAGGCTGTGAAATAAATTACCATTGACGTATTTTTAAAATGGTATTATCCATTATAATTTAAATCGAAAATTTTCTTGATTTAGAAGTTTCCTCTTTCAGACTTTATTCCGAATTTTCTTCAGGAATCTAAGTCGTTTTAAAAACTAATGAGATGAAAGTTTTAGGCATAAAAAAAGCCCCGGTAAAATGTACCGGGGCTTTGTGTCTAAAAGCTTATTCTACTAGTAGAATCTAGCTCTATTATCTTCAATATCTGCTTTTTTACGCAAAGCCTCAAAAAGTCTTTCTGAAGCATTTTGTCTTCTACTCTGAGTTTCCTGTTCTGCAATTCCGCGGTAAGAATTCATTTCTGGAGCTTCATTTTTACTTTCAAGTTCCACAACATACACTCCTTTTTCTCCAGCAATAGGCTTACTAATACTTCCTGGCTCTAATCCAAATACCGATCCTACCACTTCCGGCTCTCTTCCTGCACCCGGTAAAGTTGGGCTAGACAGGTTTACTGCATTTGCAGTTTGAACCATGGTATTGTTAGCTGAAGCGATCTCCTGAAGATCCTGGCTATTTATTTTCCCTTTTAGAATTTCAGCTTTCTTTTGTTTAGTAAGAATAGGAATTACTTTAGACGATGCATTTTCAGCAGTCATAAGTCCTTTTTCGTTTTTAGCCGTTATTTGTGCAACAACATAGCCTGAAGGAATATCAAAACGTCTAATGTCTCCAACGCTTGCGTCATCTTCAAAAGCCCATTGTACAATTCTTCTTTGATTGCCAACTCCCGGAATATTTTCTTCCAGTGCTTTTACATTATTTACTGTTCTAACATTATAATCACCTTTTTTGGCAACTTCAGCAAAATCTCCTTCGCCTGCCGCGATTTCAAATTTCGTGGTTTCGTTAAAAAGATTATTTATAGAACGTTCTGAAGGTTCTAATTCTCTCGCAATAGTAGCAATTTTAACCGCTTTCTCTCTTTCTGATTGCTCTTCAATATGAATTACGTGGTAACCAAAATCAGTTTCAACCACATCAATATCTCCTTGATTATTCTCTAAAACAAAGTTATCAAATTCGGCAACCATATCTCCTGGACGAAAAAATCCTAGGTCTCCCCCATCTTGATTGTTTGAACGGTCTGAAGAAAATTCAGCAGCTAACTCAGCAAACTTATCTTTATTTCCTTTTAAAACGCCTGCAAGGCTATCGGCTAATGATTCTGCATCAGCTTTGCTTCTGGTTACATCTGGAGCAAATTGTTGCCCCTGGTAGGCTACAAGAATATGACTTGCTTTTATAGAATCTGGAATTTGTTTGGTTTCTACCAGTTTAGATATTTTGAAGTATCCATTATGTTGATAAGGTCCAAAAGTTTGCCCTTCTTCCAGGTTGAAAAGATCGTCAGCAAATTCTGAAGGTAATTGGTTTTTAAAAACAAATCTATCTTCATAAGGAAGATCTGAGTTTCCTTCTACGAAATCTTCATAATCATTTGTACTATTGAAGCCAGGAAGCGTATCGTTGCTGCTCGTTACTGCATTATATTCAACGCGGTTTTCAAGTAAAGAAGTCAAAGCTTCTTCGGCTTCCTTAACGTCTTCATCTGATGCCTCCTCTTCAAAATAAACATATCTAATATTTCTTGAAGCTTCGCTTTCAAATTGAGCAGAATTCTTTTTAATGTAATCGCGGATTTCATCTTTGCTAACATCTACTTCATCATCTGAAACAGAAGAATAAGGCAACTGTACAAATCTAAGATCTACGCTGTTATTACCAAATCTATGAGCCTGCTCAGCCTCTGTAATGGTCGCACCAATTCCTGCAGTTACCATAGAGAAATACATGTTTTGGCGGGCCATATCACCCATACTACTTTCCATTTGCAACCATTGCTGGTAAGCTTCTGGTTGGGTAGATCTAATGCTGGCAATATATTCACGAACGCGATTTTCATCAAAAACCCCGGCTTCGTTTCTAAATGCAGGATTATTTCCCATTTGGGCACGCATCACTTCCCTAATTTGAGCTTTGCCGGCTCGAATACCAAGTTTTTCCATTTCTTCTTTAAGAATGGTTTCCCTTAAGGTTTGATCCCAAACCTGACTTACAGCCTGAGTAGTGCTTGCATTTGAACCCATGTTACGCTGGTAGGATTCTACCTGACGGGCAAAATCTTCCCTACTTACCTCTTCACCATTTATGGTTGCAATGGTATTTTGGTCCTTTTGCGAAGAAAAACCGCCGTTACGAATTACATCGGCAAGCACGAAAGAGAAAAGTGCTAGTGCAATG contains the following coding sequences:
- a CDS encoding GYDIA family GHMP kinase — translated: MKEFYSNGKLLITGEYAVLDGAKALALPTKFGQSLEVKNIEENKIRWNSFDENDKLWFQGEFEFENDQFQLITENNETSEKLLQILNEAHKLNPNLFSAKKSGIEVNTRLNFNRNWGLGSSSTLINNIAKWFEVDAFKLLKNTFGGSGYDIAAAQNNQAITYQITENGASVLKTNFKPDFSQNIFFIFLNEKKNSREAIAHYWELPANNRKGLIEKVSSITEQVTNCQSLTEFELLINIHETLISKTLQTPKVKQERFPDFPGAVKSLGGWGGDFVMVTGEKVEVFEYFNKIGYSTIFAFEDIIL
- a CDS encoding peptidylprolyl isomerase, yielding MAVLNKIRQRSVFLIIIIALALFSFVLADVIRNGGFSSQKDQNTIATINGEEVSREDFARQVESYQRNMGSNASTTQAVSQVWDQTLRETILKEEMEKLGIRAGKAQIREVMRAQMGNNPAFRNEAGVFDENRVREYIASIRSTQPEAYQQWLQMESSMGDMARQNMYFSMVTAGIGATITEAEQAHRFGNNSVDLRFVQLPYSSVSDDEVDVSKDEIRDYIKKNSAQFESEASRNIRYVYFEEEASDEDVKEAEEALTSLLENRVEYNAVTSSNDTLPGFNSTNDYEDFVEGNSDLPYEDRFVFKNQLPSEFADDLFNLEEGQTFGPYQHNGYFKISKLVETKQIPDSIKASHILVAYQGQQFAPDVTRSKADAESLADSLAGVLKGNKDKFAELAAEFSSDRSNNQDGGDLGFFRPGDMVAEFDNFVLENNQGDIDVVETDFGYHVIHIEEQSEREKAVKIATIARELEPSERSINNLFNETTKFEIAAGEGDFAEVAKKGDYNVRTVNNVKALEENIPGVGNQRRIVQWAFEDDASVGDIRRFDIPSGYVVAQITAKNEKGLMTAENASSKVIPILTKQKKAEILKGKINSQDLQEIASANNTMVQTANAVNLSSPTLPGAGREPEVVGSVFGLEPGSISKPIAGEKGVYVVELESKNEAPEMNSYRGIAEQETQSRRQNASERLFEALRKKADIEDNRARFY